A region of Dioscorea cayenensis subsp. rotundata cultivar TDr96_F1 chromosome 5, TDr96_F1_v2_PseudoChromosome.rev07_lg8_w22 25.fasta, whole genome shotgun sequence DNA encodes the following proteins:
- the LOC120260327 gene encoding uncharacterized protein LOC120260327 isoform X3, translating into MSMNSDTQLDFAVFQLSPRRSRCELFISSDGKMEKIASGFFKPFASHLRVSEEQALQSIKLEVEKQRNAVHWFNKGTLERFVRFVSTPELLELANTFDAEMSQLEVARKIYSQGSGDQLTQTLGENEATTTATSDTTKKELLRAIDVRLAAVKQDLTMALARVSAAGFTLDNICELSSFAEHFSAHRLNEACKKLISLCQRRPELICNQHWPPSWKDWDDGNVRSSSGSDMSIDEPEAGVDIQIKQSHKPKNTRIPLEPTQQAAADPTPMFQGPQFVQQCLKQGEADKTVKVPPSNSAEPDRLAGGGPSKRLSVLDRINLFESKQKELSSTPNSSSSGPSSRNRVAVGKVELRRLSSDVSAEKSVLRRWSGASDMSIDLNNNNSSERKGTGSATGTSSSSINSQSQCDSEFQVKASGELKDTATTESSSGSQENEVGTSSSSSRMLQFVSLPRDRDQVVFKEQASDNAWMKQGGGKEQGDTKPQFGTSLGKADHDGLNDQIDASFQPKSLVNPVESVDLKHQATTILLEQGGKTEQEASQIPSKAISSATGHVGNEVPEGFSSLPKYFGTDPSGFRRREQSASVTLLKVSPRTKEVSRKSKEQPDSQIQMRTSLSSAERITLKIDPVNSQSHWKTFPSKLEQTTKKEASTSGAQLGAFPVEGDSGLQGIMLCRQTSFPDPSRTHGSRIARKSSRGNDNLVSSRTETNQSLDDFDPPSTISVEQIQAMRPSKGNYELNDELQVKADELEKLFAAHKLRTHGDQLGSSRRGKPADVPTVAEKQKMDPLADQLIDKNKVIENTSNGGEMEFDANLLLNMVDNLASINSMNQKFGGLSPSVDYRGKFYEKYMKKRDAKLREEWGLKKAQKEAKMKAMHDSLELSQAEMRAKFAVGSRQDLTLAHLRAEKLRSFCNRSNVKNKDQFNPCIAPLNCLCPTSDRGGTIYVRAPDKYFERRIMNPSTGDKSYSVAEFPIRCSTSIL; encoded by the exons ATGTCAATGAATTCGGACACGCAGTTGGATTTTGCTGTGTTTCAACTATCTCCCAGACGCTCGCG GTGTGAATTGTTTATTTCAAGTGAtggaaagatggagaagattGCCTCTGGATTTTTCAAGCCATTTGCTAGCCATTTGAGAGTCTCAGAAGAGCAAGCACTGCAGTCAATCAAGCTTGAGGTTGAGAAGCAACGAAATGCAGTACATTGGTTCAATAAAGGAACTCTTGAAAG GTTTGTTCGATTTGTTAGTACTCCGGAGTTATTGGAGTTGGCCAATACATTTGATGCTGAGATGTCACAGTTGGAAGTAGCCAGGAAAATATACTCTCAG GGGAGTGGAGATCAGCTTACGCAGACATTGG GCGAAAATGAAGCAACCACTACAGCAACTTCGGATACTACAAA GAAGGAGCTTCTCCGAGCCATTGATGTGCGACTGGCTGCTGTCAAGCAGGACTTAACAATGGCCCTTGCTCGGGTATCAGCTGCTGGTTTCACGCTTGACAATATTTGTGAACTATCTTCCTTTGCAGAGCATTTCAGTGCACATCGCTTGAA TGAGGCATGCAAAAAGTTAATTTCCTTGTGCCAACGAAGGCCTGAGCTTATATGCAATCAGCATTGGCCTCCATCATGGAAGGATTGGGATGATGGGAATGTCCGTTCCTCTTCTGGCTCCGACATGTCAATTGATGAGCCTGAGGCTGGAGTAGACATCCAAATCAAACAATCACATAAGCCAAAGAACACCAGGATTCCATTGGAACCAACACAACAAGCTGCAGCTGACCCTACTCCTATGTTTCAAGGACCCCAATTTGTCCAGCAATGTCTTAAGCAAGGTGAAGCAGACAAAACAGTGAAGGTTCCACCTTCAAATTCTGCTGAGCCTGATCGGCTGGCTGGTGGCGGTCCATCAAAACGGCTTAGTGTGCTGGACCGTATCAACCTTTTTGAAAGTAAGCAGAAAGAACTATCATCAACTCCTAATAGTTCAAGCAGCGGACCAAGTAGCAGAAATCGGGTGGCAGTGGGGAAGGTGGAACTGAGGAGGCTCTCATCTGATGTGTCTGCGGAGAAGTCAGTGTTAAGGAGATGGAGTGGCGCTAGTGACATGAGCATTGACCTTAACAATAATAACAGCAGTGAGAGGAAGGGTACTGGCAGCGCTACAGGGACTTCCTCTTCATCTATCAATTCTCAGTCTCAATGTGATAGCGAATTTCAAGTGAAAGCATCTGGTGAGTTGAAGGACACTGCAACAACAGAGTCTTCCTCTGGTTCCCAAGAGAATGAAGTAGGCACTTCATCCTCTTCGTCACGAATGCTTCAATTTGTCTCTCTTCCTAGGGATAGAGATCAAGTCGTATTCAAGGAGCAGGCTAGCGACAATGCTTGGATGAAGCAAGGTGGGGGGAAGGAACAGGGAGATACAAAGCCCCAGTTTGGTACTTCTTTGGGCAAAGCAGACCATGATGGACTTAATGATCAAATTGATGCTTCATTTCAACCAAAATCTTTGGTGAACCCAGTGGAGAGTGTTGACCTGAAGCATCAGGCAACTACTATTTTACTGGAGCAAGGTGGGAAGACAGAGCAAGAAGCCTCACAGATTCCATCCAAAGCCATTTCATCTGCCACAGGGCATGTTGGAAATGAAGTACCTGAAGGTTTCAGTTCCCTACCAAAATATTTTGGTACCGATCCCAGTGGCTTCAGAAGGAGGGAGCAATCAGCCTCGGTGACCCTACTGAAAGTATCCCCACGAACAAAGGAAGTCAGCCGAAAATCAAAAGAGCAACCAGATTCTCAGATTCAAATGCGCACTTCCTTGAGTAGTGCAGAAAGAATTACCTTGAAGATTGATCCAGTTAATTCTCAATCTCATTGGAAAACTTTTCCTTCGAAATTGGAGCAAACAACTAAGAAAGAGGCTTCTACTTCTGGGGCACAATTGGGGGCATTCCCAGTTGAAGGAGATTCTGGTCTTCAAGGAATAATGCTATGTAGGCAAACATCTTTTCCTGATCCAAGTAGGACCCATGGAAGCAGAATTGCAAGAAAATCCTCACGAGGAAATGACAATCTGGTTTCCTCAAGGACAGAGACTAATCAAAGCCTGGATGATTTTGACCCACCTTCTACTATTTCTGTTGAACAGATCCAGGCAATGAGACCATCAAAAGGAAATTATGAACTAAATGATGAGCTACAAGTGAAAGCTGACGAGTTGGAAAAACTTTTTGCTGCTCATAAGCTCAGGACCCATGGTGATCAGTTGGGTTCCTCTAGGAGAGGCAAGCCAGCTGATGTGCCTACGGTTGCTGAAAAGCAAAAAATGGATCCTCTTGCTGACCAATTGATAGACAAGAATAAAGTGATAGAAAACACAAGCAATGGAGGGGAAATGGAATTTGATGCCAATTTGCTGTTGAACATGGTAGATAATCTGGCTAGCATTAACAGTATGAATCAGAAGTTTGGTGGTCTCAGTCCATCAGTTGACTACAGAGGAAAATTTTACgagaaatatatgaaaaagagGGATGCAAAGCTGAGGGAAGAGTGGGGATTAAAAAAAgctcaaaaggaagcaaagatgaaGGCAATGCATGATAGCCTAGAACTTAGTCAAGCTGAAATGAGAGCCAAATTTGCAGTGGGCAGCAGACAGGATCTAACTCTTGCACATCTCCGTGCAGAGAAGCTGAGGTCATTTTGCAACCGTTCAAATGTGAAAAACAAAGATCAG TTCAATCCATGCATAGCTCCATTAAATTGCCTCTGTCCAACTTCAGATCGAGGGGGAACCATCTATGTGAGAGCTCCCGATAAG TATTTTGAAAGGAGGATAATGAATCCAAGTACTGGTGACAAATCATATTCTGTTGCAGAATTTCCCATTCGATGTTCAACATCCATTCTCTAA
- the LOC120260327 gene encoding uncharacterized protein LOC120260327 isoform X4, protein MSMNSDTQLDFAVFQLSPRRSRCELFISSDGKMEKIASGFFKPFASHLRVSEEQALQSIKLEVEKQRNAVHWFNKGTLERFVRFVSTPELLELANTFDAEMSQLEVARKIYSQGSGDQLTQTLGENEATTTATSDTTKKELLRAIDVRLAAVKQDLTMALARVSAAGFTLDNICELSSFAEHFSAHRLNEACKKLISLCQRRPELICNQHWPPSWKDWDDGNVRSSSGSDMSIDEPEAGVDIQIKQSHKPKNTRIPLEPTQQAAADPTPMFQGPQFVQQCLKQGEADKTVKVPPSNSAEPDRLAGGGPSKRLSVLDRINLFESKQKELSSTPNSSSSGPSSRNRVAVGKVELRRLSSDVSAEKSVLRRWSGASDMSIDLNNNNSSERKGTGSATGTSSSSINSQSQCDSEFQVKASGELKDTATTESSSGSQENEVGTSSSSSRMLQFVSLPRDRDQVVFKEQASDNAWMKQGGGKEQGDTKPQFGTSLGKADHDGLNDQIDASFQPKSLVNPVESVDLKHQATTILLEQGGKTEQEASQIPSKAISSATGHVGNEVPEGFSSLPKYFGTDPSGFRRREQSASVTLLKVSPRTKEVSRKSKEQPDSQIQMRTSLSSAERITLKIDPVNSQSHWKTFPSKLEQTTKKEASTSGAQLGAFPVEGDSGLQGIMLCRQTSFPDPSRTHGSRIARKSSRGNDNLVSSRTETNQSLDDFDPPSTISVEQIQAMRPSKGNYELNDELQVKADELEKLFAAHKLRTHGDQLGSSRRGKPADVPTVAEKQKMDPLADQLIDKNKVIENTSNGGEMEFDANLLLNMVDNLASINSMNQKFGGLSPSVDYRGKFYEKYMKKRDAKLREEWGLKKAQKEAKMKAMHDSLELSQAEMRAKFAVGSRQDLTLAHLRAEKLRSFCNRSNVKNKDQFNPCIAPLNCLCPTSDRGGTIYVRAPDKFQYS, encoded by the exons ATGTCAATGAATTCGGACACGCAGTTGGATTTTGCTGTGTTTCAACTATCTCCCAGACGCTCGCG GTGTGAATTGTTTATTTCAAGTGAtggaaagatggagaagattGCCTCTGGATTTTTCAAGCCATTTGCTAGCCATTTGAGAGTCTCAGAAGAGCAAGCACTGCAGTCAATCAAGCTTGAGGTTGAGAAGCAACGAAATGCAGTACATTGGTTCAATAAAGGAACTCTTGAAAG GTTTGTTCGATTTGTTAGTACTCCGGAGTTATTGGAGTTGGCCAATACATTTGATGCTGAGATGTCACAGTTGGAAGTAGCCAGGAAAATATACTCTCAG GGGAGTGGAGATCAGCTTACGCAGACATTGG GCGAAAATGAAGCAACCACTACAGCAACTTCGGATACTACAAA GAAGGAGCTTCTCCGAGCCATTGATGTGCGACTGGCTGCTGTCAAGCAGGACTTAACAATGGCCCTTGCTCGGGTATCAGCTGCTGGTTTCACGCTTGACAATATTTGTGAACTATCTTCCTTTGCAGAGCATTTCAGTGCACATCGCTTGAA TGAGGCATGCAAAAAGTTAATTTCCTTGTGCCAACGAAGGCCTGAGCTTATATGCAATCAGCATTGGCCTCCATCATGGAAGGATTGGGATGATGGGAATGTCCGTTCCTCTTCTGGCTCCGACATGTCAATTGATGAGCCTGAGGCTGGAGTAGACATCCAAATCAAACAATCACATAAGCCAAAGAACACCAGGATTCCATTGGAACCAACACAACAAGCTGCAGCTGACCCTACTCCTATGTTTCAAGGACCCCAATTTGTCCAGCAATGTCTTAAGCAAGGTGAAGCAGACAAAACAGTGAAGGTTCCACCTTCAAATTCTGCTGAGCCTGATCGGCTGGCTGGTGGCGGTCCATCAAAACGGCTTAGTGTGCTGGACCGTATCAACCTTTTTGAAAGTAAGCAGAAAGAACTATCATCAACTCCTAATAGTTCAAGCAGCGGACCAAGTAGCAGAAATCGGGTGGCAGTGGGGAAGGTGGAACTGAGGAGGCTCTCATCTGATGTGTCTGCGGAGAAGTCAGTGTTAAGGAGATGGAGTGGCGCTAGTGACATGAGCATTGACCTTAACAATAATAACAGCAGTGAGAGGAAGGGTACTGGCAGCGCTACAGGGACTTCCTCTTCATCTATCAATTCTCAGTCTCAATGTGATAGCGAATTTCAAGTGAAAGCATCTGGTGAGTTGAAGGACACTGCAACAACAGAGTCTTCCTCTGGTTCCCAAGAGAATGAAGTAGGCACTTCATCCTCTTCGTCACGAATGCTTCAATTTGTCTCTCTTCCTAGGGATAGAGATCAAGTCGTATTCAAGGAGCAGGCTAGCGACAATGCTTGGATGAAGCAAGGTGGGGGGAAGGAACAGGGAGATACAAAGCCCCAGTTTGGTACTTCTTTGGGCAAAGCAGACCATGATGGACTTAATGATCAAATTGATGCTTCATTTCAACCAAAATCTTTGGTGAACCCAGTGGAGAGTGTTGACCTGAAGCATCAGGCAACTACTATTTTACTGGAGCAAGGTGGGAAGACAGAGCAAGAAGCCTCACAGATTCCATCCAAAGCCATTTCATCTGCCACAGGGCATGTTGGAAATGAAGTACCTGAAGGTTTCAGTTCCCTACCAAAATATTTTGGTACCGATCCCAGTGGCTTCAGAAGGAGGGAGCAATCAGCCTCGGTGACCCTACTGAAAGTATCCCCACGAACAAAGGAAGTCAGCCGAAAATCAAAAGAGCAACCAGATTCTCAGATTCAAATGCGCACTTCCTTGAGTAGTGCAGAAAGAATTACCTTGAAGATTGATCCAGTTAATTCTCAATCTCATTGGAAAACTTTTCCTTCGAAATTGGAGCAAACAACTAAGAAAGAGGCTTCTACTTCTGGGGCACAATTGGGGGCATTCCCAGTTGAAGGAGATTCTGGTCTTCAAGGAATAATGCTATGTAGGCAAACATCTTTTCCTGATCCAAGTAGGACCCATGGAAGCAGAATTGCAAGAAAATCCTCACGAGGAAATGACAATCTGGTTTCCTCAAGGACAGAGACTAATCAAAGCCTGGATGATTTTGACCCACCTTCTACTATTTCTGTTGAACAGATCCAGGCAATGAGACCATCAAAAGGAAATTATGAACTAAATGATGAGCTACAAGTGAAAGCTGACGAGTTGGAAAAACTTTTTGCTGCTCATAAGCTCAGGACCCATGGTGATCAGTTGGGTTCCTCTAGGAGAGGCAAGCCAGCTGATGTGCCTACGGTTGCTGAAAAGCAAAAAATGGATCCTCTTGCTGACCAATTGATAGACAAGAATAAAGTGATAGAAAACACAAGCAATGGAGGGGAAATGGAATTTGATGCCAATTTGCTGTTGAACATGGTAGATAATCTGGCTAGCATTAACAGTATGAATCAGAAGTTTGGTGGTCTCAGTCCATCAGTTGACTACAGAGGAAAATTTTACgagaaatatatgaaaaagagGGATGCAAAGCTGAGGGAAGAGTGGGGATTAAAAAAAgctcaaaaggaagcaaagatgaaGGCAATGCATGATAGCCTAGAACTTAGTCAAGCTGAAATGAGAGCCAAATTTGCAGTGGGCAGCAGACAGGATCTAACTCTTGCACATCTCCGTGCAGAGAAGCTGAGGTCATTTTGCAACCGTTCAAATGTGAAAAACAAAGATCAG TTCAATCCATGCATAGCTCCATTAAATTGCCTCTGTCCAACTTCAGATCGAGGGGGAACCATCTATGTGAGAGCTCCCGATAAG TTTCAATACAGTTGA
- the LOC120260327 gene encoding uncharacterized protein LOC120260327 isoform X1 — MSMNSDTQLDFAVFQLSPRRSRCELFISSDGKMEKIASGFFKPFASHLRVSEEQALQSIKLEVEKQRNAVHWFNKGTLERFVRFVSTPELLELANTFDAEMSQLEVARKIYSQGSGDQLTQTLGENEATTTATSDTTKKELLRAIDVRLAAVKQDLTMALARVSAAGFTLDNICELSSFAEHFSAHRLNEACKKLISLCQRRPELICNQHWPPSWKDWDDGNVRSSSGSDMSIDEPEAGVDIQIKQSHKPKNTRIPLEPTQQAAADPTPMFQGPQFVQQCLKQGEADKTVKVPPSNSAEPDRLAGGGPSKRLSVLDRINLFESKQKELSSTPNSSSSGPSSRNRVAVGKVELRRLSSDVSAEKSVLRRWSGASDMSIDLNNNNSSERKGTGSATGTSSSSINSQSQCDSEFQVKASGELKDTATTESSSGSQENEVGTSSSSSRMLQFVSLPRDRDQVVFKEQASDNAWMKQGGGKEQGDTKPQFGTSLGKADHDGLNDQIDASFQPKSLVNPVESVDLKHQATTILLEQGGKTEQEASQIPSKAISSATGHVGNEVPEGFSSLPKYFGTDPSGFRRREQSASVTLLKVSPRTKEVSRKSKEQPDSQIQMRTSLSSAERITLKIDPVNSQSHWKTFPSKLEQTTKKEASTSGAQLGAFPVEGDSGLQGIMLCRQTSFPDPSRTHGSRIARKSSRGNDNLVSSRTETNQSLDDFDPPSTISVEQIQAMRPSKGNYELNDELQVKADELEKLFAAHKLRTHGDQLGSSRRGKPADVPTVAEKQKMDPLADQLIDKNKVIENTSNGGEMEFDANLLLNMVDNLASINSMNQKFGGLSPSVDYRGKFYEKYMKKRDAKLREEWGLKKAQKEAKMKAMHDSLELSQAEMRAKFAVGSRQDLTLAHLRAEKLRSFCNRSNVKNKDQFDLFTFWQQIVGSCWGKDEINSQDMAEHKLYGDGSSVNLHPEKLSSHKALSSMTSQTSVAQFSSSSIKHAYSDSIGKRTKSENLLAQSVPNLSNVRKENTKPFAGVINANNHVKFTNAQNIGMNEETKYVKDERPHTALKKISVIPSELQNFFTVVNQKHFFGRVVE, encoded by the exons ATGTCAATGAATTCGGACACGCAGTTGGATTTTGCTGTGTTTCAACTATCTCCCAGACGCTCGCG GTGTGAATTGTTTATTTCAAGTGAtggaaagatggagaagattGCCTCTGGATTTTTCAAGCCATTTGCTAGCCATTTGAGAGTCTCAGAAGAGCAAGCACTGCAGTCAATCAAGCTTGAGGTTGAGAAGCAACGAAATGCAGTACATTGGTTCAATAAAGGAACTCTTGAAAG GTTTGTTCGATTTGTTAGTACTCCGGAGTTATTGGAGTTGGCCAATACATTTGATGCTGAGATGTCACAGTTGGAAGTAGCCAGGAAAATATACTCTCAG GGGAGTGGAGATCAGCTTACGCAGACATTGG GCGAAAATGAAGCAACCACTACAGCAACTTCGGATACTACAAA GAAGGAGCTTCTCCGAGCCATTGATGTGCGACTGGCTGCTGTCAAGCAGGACTTAACAATGGCCCTTGCTCGGGTATCAGCTGCTGGTTTCACGCTTGACAATATTTGTGAACTATCTTCCTTTGCAGAGCATTTCAGTGCACATCGCTTGAA TGAGGCATGCAAAAAGTTAATTTCCTTGTGCCAACGAAGGCCTGAGCTTATATGCAATCAGCATTGGCCTCCATCATGGAAGGATTGGGATGATGGGAATGTCCGTTCCTCTTCTGGCTCCGACATGTCAATTGATGAGCCTGAGGCTGGAGTAGACATCCAAATCAAACAATCACATAAGCCAAAGAACACCAGGATTCCATTGGAACCAACACAACAAGCTGCAGCTGACCCTACTCCTATGTTTCAAGGACCCCAATTTGTCCAGCAATGTCTTAAGCAAGGTGAAGCAGACAAAACAGTGAAGGTTCCACCTTCAAATTCTGCTGAGCCTGATCGGCTGGCTGGTGGCGGTCCATCAAAACGGCTTAGTGTGCTGGACCGTATCAACCTTTTTGAAAGTAAGCAGAAAGAACTATCATCAACTCCTAATAGTTCAAGCAGCGGACCAAGTAGCAGAAATCGGGTGGCAGTGGGGAAGGTGGAACTGAGGAGGCTCTCATCTGATGTGTCTGCGGAGAAGTCAGTGTTAAGGAGATGGAGTGGCGCTAGTGACATGAGCATTGACCTTAACAATAATAACAGCAGTGAGAGGAAGGGTACTGGCAGCGCTACAGGGACTTCCTCTTCATCTATCAATTCTCAGTCTCAATGTGATAGCGAATTTCAAGTGAAAGCATCTGGTGAGTTGAAGGACACTGCAACAACAGAGTCTTCCTCTGGTTCCCAAGAGAATGAAGTAGGCACTTCATCCTCTTCGTCACGAATGCTTCAATTTGTCTCTCTTCCTAGGGATAGAGATCAAGTCGTATTCAAGGAGCAGGCTAGCGACAATGCTTGGATGAAGCAAGGTGGGGGGAAGGAACAGGGAGATACAAAGCCCCAGTTTGGTACTTCTTTGGGCAAAGCAGACCATGATGGACTTAATGATCAAATTGATGCTTCATTTCAACCAAAATCTTTGGTGAACCCAGTGGAGAGTGTTGACCTGAAGCATCAGGCAACTACTATTTTACTGGAGCAAGGTGGGAAGACAGAGCAAGAAGCCTCACAGATTCCATCCAAAGCCATTTCATCTGCCACAGGGCATGTTGGAAATGAAGTACCTGAAGGTTTCAGTTCCCTACCAAAATATTTTGGTACCGATCCCAGTGGCTTCAGAAGGAGGGAGCAATCAGCCTCGGTGACCCTACTGAAAGTATCCCCACGAACAAAGGAAGTCAGCCGAAAATCAAAAGAGCAACCAGATTCTCAGATTCAAATGCGCACTTCCTTGAGTAGTGCAGAAAGAATTACCTTGAAGATTGATCCAGTTAATTCTCAATCTCATTGGAAAACTTTTCCTTCGAAATTGGAGCAAACAACTAAGAAAGAGGCTTCTACTTCTGGGGCACAATTGGGGGCATTCCCAGTTGAAGGAGATTCTGGTCTTCAAGGAATAATGCTATGTAGGCAAACATCTTTTCCTGATCCAAGTAGGACCCATGGAAGCAGAATTGCAAGAAAATCCTCACGAGGAAATGACAATCTGGTTTCCTCAAGGACAGAGACTAATCAAAGCCTGGATGATTTTGACCCACCTTCTACTATTTCTGTTGAACAGATCCAGGCAATGAGACCATCAAAAGGAAATTATGAACTAAATGATGAGCTACAAGTGAAAGCTGACGAGTTGGAAAAACTTTTTGCTGCTCATAAGCTCAGGACCCATGGTGATCAGTTGGGTTCCTCTAGGAGAGGCAAGCCAGCTGATGTGCCTACGGTTGCTGAAAAGCAAAAAATGGATCCTCTTGCTGACCAATTGATAGACAAGAATAAAGTGATAGAAAACACAAGCAATGGAGGGGAAATGGAATTTGATGCCAATTTGCTGTTGAACATGGTAGATAATCTGGCTAGCATTAACAGTATGAATCAGAAGTTTGGTGGTCTCAGTCCATCAGTTGACTACAGAGGAAAATTTTACgagaaatatatgaaaaagagGGATGCAAAGCTGAGGGAAGAGTGGGGATTAAAAAAAgctcaaaaggaagcaaagatgaaGGCAATGCATGATAGCCTAGAACTTAGTCAAGCTGAAATGAGAGCCAAATTTGCAGTGGGCAGCAGACAGGATCTAACTCTTGCACATCTCCGTGCAGAGAAGCTGAGGTCATTTTGCAACCGTTCAAATGTGAAAAACAAAGATCAG TTCGACTTGTTCACGTTTTGGCAACAGATAGTAGGTTCCTGCTGGGGAAAGGATGAAATAAACTCACAAGATATGGCTGAACATAAACTCTATGGTGATGGTTCATCTGTAAACCTTCATCCAGAAAAGCTCTCGTCACATAAAGCCTTATCTTCCATGACTTCTCAAACATCAGTGGCACAGTTTTCCAGCTCTTCTATCAAACATGCCTACTCTGATTCAATTGGGAAAAGGACCAAATCTGAAAATCTGCTTGCTCAGTCAGTTCCTAATTTGTCCAACGTCAGGAAGGAGAACACGAAGCCATTTGCAGGAGTGATTAATGCAAATAATCATGTAAAGTTCACAAATGCTCAAAACATAGGCATGAATGAAGAGACTAAATATGTCAAAGATGAGAGACCACACACAGCCTTGAAAAAAATTTCGGTTATTCCCAGTGAATTGCAGAATTTTTTCACTGTGGTAAATCAAAAACATTTCTTCGGAAGGGTAGTGGAGTAG